Proteins found in one candidate division WOR-1 bacterium RIFOXYB2_FULL_36_35 genomic segment:
- a CDS encoding single-stranded DNA-binding protein, producing the protein MIDKKHQEEISKLLDVLPPLIKIYLENHANINSLIEVVLDLGKHPEARFSGEFPFYFQDKVITQEDINFVTGKISHFTSDNRAGIERTLHRISAIKNRMGRVVGLTCRVGRAIYGTNDIIRDIIESEKNILFLGPPGIGKTTKLREAARILSDQFDKRVVVVDTSNEIAGDGDIPHLGIGKARRMQVPSPDMQHKIMIEAVENHMPEVIIVDEIGTEEEALACRTIAERGVQLIATAHGKVLENLMSNPTLADLIGGIQTVILGDEEAKRRRTQKSILERKAPPTFDILVEIRERDTFAVYHNVANAVDLILRKKLPKPEMRFRSEDGRIEIDKPELDMQEPTDEEAERVLSEKENELLRIYPFGVNRQDVERNILSMQLPAMAVKNLDEADMILTIKTKARPGTKIMRSAEEHNIPVHVIKKNVSSQIVKFLKFHFHVGGSDELEAAALKEIEEAIHTVQNTGKRVDVNPQNSYIRRIQHQLVEKVKLHSESVGEEPERRVRVYPS; encoded by the coding sequence ATGATTGATAAAAAACATCAAGAGGAAATTTCCAAGTTGTTGGATGTGCTGCCTCCTCTTATAAAAATTTATCTTGAAAATCATGCCAATATAAACAGTCTGATAGAAGTTGTATTGGATCTTGGAAAACATCCGGAAGCCCGTTTTTCCGGTGAATTTCCTTTTTATTTTCAGGATAAGGTTATAACTCAAGAAGATATTAATTTTGTCACGGGTAAGATAAGTCACTTTACTTCTGATAATCGGGCGGGGATTGAAAGGACTCTTCACAGGATATCTGCTATAAAAAATAGGATGGGTAGGGTTGTTGGTTTGACTTGTAGGGTGGGGCGGGCAATATATGGAACTAATGATATTATTCGTGACATAATAGAATCTGAAAAAAACATCTTATTTTTAGGTCCCCCTGGAATTGGAAAGACTACAAAACTTAGAGAAGCTGCTCGTATATTATCTGACCAGTTTGATAAACGGGTTGTAGTTGTGGATACAAGCAACGAAATCGCGGGCGATGGTGATATTCCGCATTTAGGCATAGGAAAAGCGCGCCGTATGCAAGTTCCATCTCCTGACATGCAGCATAAAATCATGATTGAGGCAGTAGAAAATCATATGCCTGAGGTTATTATAGTTGATGAGATAGGTACGGAGGAGGAAGCTTTAGCTTGCAGGACAATAGCGGAACGGGGAGTTCAGTTGATTGCGACGGCACACGGTAAGGTTTTGGAAAATTTAATGTCTAACCCGACTCTTGCGGATCTTATAGGGGGTATTCAAACGGTTATATTGGGAGATGAAGAGGCTAAGCGTCGCCGTACTCAAAAATCTATTTTAGAAAGAAAAGCGCCTCCTACTTTTGATATTTTGGTAGAGATAAGAGAAAGAGATACTTTTGCTGTTTACCATAATGTTGCAAATGCTGTTGATCTTATACTCAGGAAAAAATTGCCAAAACCTGAGATGCGTTTTCGTTCGGAAGATGGCAGAATAGAAATAGATAAGCCTGAATTAGATATGCAGGAGCCTACAGATGAAGAGGCTGAAAGAGTTTTATCTGAAAAAGAAAATGAACTTTTAAGAATATATCCTTTTGGAGTTAATAGACAGGATGTTGAACGTAATATATTGTCTATGCAGCTTCCTGCGATGGCTGTAAAAAATCTTGATGAAGCAGATATGATTTTAACTATAAAGACAAAAGCCCGTCCTGGAACTAAAATAATGCGGTCTGCCGAAGAACATAATATCCCTGTGCATGTTATAAAAAAGAATGTATCTTCGCAAATTGTGAAATTTTTAAAGTTTCATTTTCATGTCGGTGGTTCAGATGAATTGGAAGCAGCCGCATTAAAAGAAATAGAAGAAGCTATACATACGGTACAAAACACAGGAAAAAGGGTAGATGTTAATCCTCAAAATTCTTATATTAGAAGAATTCAGCATCAATTAGTTGAGAAGGTTAAACTTCATTCTGAATCTGTGGGAGAAGAACCCGAAAGAAGAGTTAGAGTTTATCCCTCTTGA
- a CDS encoding pyruvate ferredoxin oxidoreductase (catalyzes the formation of acetyl-CoA from pyruvate and coenzyme A), with the protein MVSIKELIDRPEALCGGHRACAGCGAPIVARQVLLASPDPVVVVSATGCLEVTTTIFPYTAWNVPFLHNAFENSAATMSGVVAAYEAFKKKKKIEGKINFVAFGGDGGTYDIGFQSLSGAMERGHNLLYVCYNNEGYMNTGIQRSGATPKGSNTTTEPAGKVRQGKVKFSKDLTQIIAAHNIPYVAQSIVGDFIDLTKKAEKAFSIEGAKFLNVLQPCRLGWAYKEEETCQLGRDAFDACIWPLYEVEKGILKITKKPREKKPVDFFLKKQGRFRHLFKPGNEQILKDIQDEVDRRWDVLLSKDGKQIF; encoded by the coding sequence ATGGTTAGCATTAAAGAATTAATAGATAGACCGGAAGCTTTATGCGGTGGGCACAGAGCTTGTGCCGGATGCGGGGCTCCAATAGTTGCTCGACAAGTTCTTTTAGCTTCTCCTGATCCTGTTGTTGTTGTTTCTGCTACGGGATGTCTTGAGGTTACAACGACTATTTTTCCGTATACTGCATGGAATGTCCCGTTTTTACATAATGCTTTTGAAAATTCAGCTGCTACAATGTCAGGAGTTGTCGCTGCATATGAAGCTTTTAAAAAGAAGAAAAAGATTGAAGGAAAAATAAATTTTGTTGCTTTTGGCGGAGATGGCGGGACTTATGACATAGGTTTTCAGTCTTTGTCTGGCGCTATGGAGAGAGGTCATAATCTTCTTTATGTTTGTTATAATAATGAAGGTTATATGAATACTGGCATACAGCGTTCGGGCGCCACGCCTAAAGGATCTAATACAACTACTGAGCCTGCAGGTAAAGTTCGCCAAGGTAAAGTGAAATTTTCAAAAGATTTAACCCAAATTATTGCCGCGCATAATATTCCTTATGTTGCTCAATCTATAGTAGGGGATTTTATAGATTTAACAAAGAAAGCAGAAAAAGCATTTTCTATAGAAGGCGCAAAATTTCTTAATGTTCTTCAGCCTTGCAGATTGGGATGGGCTTATAAAGAAGAAGAGACCTGTCAGTTGGGAAGAGATGCTTTTGATGCCTGCATTTGGCCTTTATATGAAGTGGAAAAGGGGATTCTTAAGATTACAAAAAAACCGAGAGAAAAAAAGCCTGTAGACTTTTTCCTTAAAAAGCAAGGGCGTTTTCGCCATTTGTTTAAACCAGGGAATGAGCAGATATTGAAAGATATCCAAGATGAGGTTGACAGGCGTTGGGATGTTTTACTTTCCAAAGATGGTAAACAAATATTTTAA
- a CDS encoding DNA-binding protein HU (histone-like DNA-binding protein): MNKKELAQKVANQVGITKSKAEQVIDSTLNSITESLVNQEKVRLVGFGNFVVRTRAGRIGRNPQTGQKIDISSSKSPAFVPGFNLKKAVKNKSTITP; the protein is encoded by the coding sequence ATGAATAAAAAAGAACTTGCACAGAAGGTCGCGAATCAAGTTGGTATAACAAAAAGTAAGGCGGAACAGGTAATTGATTCTACACTTAATAGTATTACAGAGTCGTTGGTTAATCAGGAAAAAGTTCGTTTGGTTGGATTTGGAAATTTTGTTGTAAGGACAAGAGCCGGAAGAATTGGAAGAAATCCTCAAACCGGTCAGAAAATAGATATATCCTCTTCTAAATCACCTGCTTTTGTGCCAGGATTTAATCTTAAGAAGGCTGTTAAAAATAAATCGACGATTACACCTTAA